From one Babesia bovis T2Bo chromosome 3, whole genome shotgun sequence genomic stretch:
- a CDS encoding Nuclear transport factor 2 family protein, with protein sequence MTVGLNPQYNQIGLEFVQMYYRLMETDRKSLANFYNEQSMMTFENGTFSGQQQIMEKLLSNPHSKYSILTCDCQPSPNNGVIAFTIGDVSLDNSPPMKFAHAVQLFPNGNSYFVLNDVFRLCIG encoded by the exons ATGACGGTTGGATTGAATCCTCAGTATAATCAGATCGGTCTGGAGTTTGTTCAAATGTACTACCGTCTGATGGAAACTGACAG GAAGAGTTTGGCAAACTTCTACAATGAACAGAGCATGATGACTTTTGAAAACGGCACTTTTTCCGGTCAGCAGCAGATCATGGAGAAGCTTCTCTCTAACCCTCATTCCAAGTATTCTATTTTAACATGCGATTGCCAACCTTCACCTAACAACGGTGTGATTGCGTTTACCATTGGTGATGTCTCTCTAGACAATAGTCCACCAATGAAGTTCGCTCATGCAGTCCAGCTATTTCCTAACGGCAACAGTTACTTTGTGCTCAACGACGTTTTCAGGTTGTGTATCGGTTGA